The Pseudooceanicola aestuarii genomic sequence TGACGGATCCGTCCTTGGTAAAGGCAGGCCGCAATTTCTGCATGGCTTCGATCGTGGCGCCGTGGCGAATGTACTCGTCCTGATCGACAAGGGTCTCGCCCTTGCGGGTCTTGATCGTATAAGCCACGATTTCGTCGGTGAATTTCCCGGCCTTTTGGGCAGCTTCGGCCTTGTTCTGGGACGCGACGGCGAACTCATCCTGGGCCTCGCGGCTGATTTGCCACTTTTCTGCCACGTTTTCGGCGGTTTGCCCCATGTGATAGCCATTGAAGGCATCCCAGAGGCCGTCCTTGATCATGGTGTCGATGTATTTCACATCACCCATCTTGTGACCTGCCCGCAGGTGCGCGGCATGAGGGGAGAGCGACATGCTTTCCTGGCCGCCCGCAGCGACGATGGAAGCATCACCCAGTTGGATATGTTGCGCGGCAAGTGCGATGGCGCGCAGACCCGAGCCACATACCTGGTTTATGCTCCAGGCCGCCGCTTCGATAGGCAGGCCGGCGTTGATGTGCGCCTGGCGTGCGGGGTTCTGGCCCTGTGCGGCAGTCAGAACCTGGCCGAGAATGGTCTCCGACACGTCGCTTTTGTCGATGCCGGCACGCGCAACAAGTTCTGCCAGGACTGCGGCGCCAAGATCGTGGGCGGGTGTATTGGCGAATGCGCCAAGGAAGGATCCGACGGGCGTACGTGCGGCCGATGCGATGACAACGTTGGTCATATGACGAAACTCCAGCAGTAATGGCGCGTGAAATTCTCTCCCCGCGCCTCCATGGCGGATTTCTAGCTCATCCGGCCCTATGTCTCAACGGTCCGAGGGTCAGGAGGCTTCGGTCAGGTCATCACTTGCCTCCCATGGTGGGTGAATCGTCGGCGCGGCAAAATAGTATCCCTGCAAGCAGTCTATCCCGTTTTCAGCCAGCCACAGGGCATCTTCGGCCCGTTCCACGCTTTCTGCCACTGTGAACATGTCGAATTGCTGTCCGATAGCTGCCAGGGCGCGCGTCAGCAC encodes the following:
- a CDS encoding acetyl-CoA C-acetyltransferase, giving the protein MTNVVIASAARTPVGSFLGAFANTPAHDLGAAVLAELVARAGIDKSDVSETILGQVLTAAQGQNPARQAHINAGLPIEAAAWSINQVCGSGLRAIALAAQHIQLGDASIVAAGGQESMSLSPHAAHLRAGHKMGDVKYIDTMIKDGLWDAFNGYHMGQTAENVAEKWQISREAQDEFAVASQNKAEAAQKAGKFTDEIVAYTIKTRKGETLVDQDEYIRHGATIEAMQKLRPAFTKDGSVTAANASGINDGAAGALLMTADDAEKRGIEPLARIVSYATAGLDPSIMGVGPIYASRKALEKAGWKPEDLDLVEANEAFAAQACAVNKDMGWDPAIVNVNGGAIAIGHPIGASGARVLNTLLFEMKRRGAKKGLATLCIGGGMGVAMCVERP